The segment GCACAACCACCCCAGCGGCCATTGCCAGCCCTCGCAGGAGGACCGGCAGCTGACCGATTCCATCGTCAGCGTGGCCCGGACCCTGGACATCAGAGTACTGGACCATCTGATAGTGGGCAGGCTGGGCTATTACAGCTTTGCCGAGAATAAATTGCTGTAAAGCTTCAAAACGAATATTGAAAGGAATAGCTTTATGTCAGACCAATTCACCGAAGAAATAAAAGTATCCGGCGAACAGCTGCTGGCCAAGATCAAGGAACTGGTCAGGGAGGGCAACATCCGCCGCATCACTATAATAGACCGGGACGGCAAGACCATCATGGCTTTCCCGCTGACCATCGGAGTGGTGGGCGCCCTGATCGCCCCCACTCTGGCCGCCATCGGCGCGGTGGCGGCGCTGGTAACCGAGTGCACGGTCAAGGTAGAGCGGGAGCAGAAGTAACGTGCCCGGCAGTGCATTTAATTTCCCTAACAACTTATGAGGGGATATCATGAAGATCACCTATAAATGCGTCTTCTTTCACTTGATTGTGCTGTTATCTTTCTCTTATCCCCTGTATGCTGATCGCTCAGACAAATGTCTTGATTATATCCAGCGTAAATATTATTTTACTGTCGATTCAATCATCCGGGACTGGGAGCACGATTCCGTACCTGACCCTGAACTGTTTGTTGTTAAAACAAGTTATTTTTTCAGCTTGGCATCGTCTAATTTGCTCAGAATTGATAAGAAAGTGCCCATTGGTAGCAAGGCTATACCTATCCAGCATAAAGAAACAGGAGAAATATACTACATTCATGACGATAAAGCATACAAGCCAGAATTTGTCGATTCGGCAATATCAAGCGTAAAAACCGGCATACGTTTATTTCCACACCGTTTTGATCTACGTTTTGGTCTCGCCTATATCTGCCAAGAAATTGGAGATATAAAGGCCCAGGTAAGTATCTTGTCACAGACGGTAGAACATGCAAAGGCATACCCTAATTCGGTACTGTGGGCAAAAAATAAACCAATAGCCAACACAGATTCGTTTCTGATTCAATCACTGCACAGCTATGGCCTGTATTATTACCAAACGGAAGAAGATGAGAAATTTGGACAAATTGCTAAACTCCATGTGAAATACTTTCCACATAGTGTAATCGGACGCAATGACCTTGGCAACTACTATGGATTCAAGCGGCTGTGGCGAAAAGCATTGGAACAGTATATGACAGCCTTCACAGGGGATACCACCGATATGCTGGTGTTAAACAATATAGCCCACACATACAAGA is part of the candidate division TA06 bacterium genome and harbors:
- a CDS encoding DUF4342 domain-containing protein — protein: MSDQFTEEIKVSGEQLLAKIKELVREGNIRRITIIDRDGKTIMAFPLTIGVVGALIAPTLAAIGAVAALVTECTVKVEREQK